The nucleotide sequence taatgaaacaattaaaaagaaaaataaataaataaataattagataaatatatatatatatatatatatatataatatagtcagaattattttgtagattttatttttttattttcttcattttttgtaatttgttaatatatGCATAGACATCTTCATTATAGACATTCATTTGCATGAATGAGTTAGcctaaaaataaaaaataaataatataatattaaatgtatgaatgaatatataaaaaatattctatGCCTTATTTTACTACGTAATATATGCACAgcatatttatatttacaccaatacaaaaaaagaaaagataaataatgaatatataaatataaatataaatatatatttatatatatatatatatatatatatatatatatatatattatatatgtgtgtattttttgttttttttttttcccccTTTTTTTACCATTTTTTGAAGAGGAAGATAGGataacttttttatttcaaaaaTGGATAGATGAAACAAATGTAAGGATATGTTGGCatatttgttcatttttaagGAACCGAAAGATGTTatgaatttataaataGTATGTATATCAGTAAATAATTGTGtttgtttatttaaataaatttggACTTgatcaaaaaataaattagatatgaataaatattcttttgatgaataatataattttttatcatatgtgggaatatttttatttggaAATATTTGATGAccattatataatttttcattatatatatgtgtataatcttctttttgatatatactaattaaatcattttgtttattgTTTTCTTCTGAAGCACGTATGTATGCTTCGGATAGTGCCAGACAAATATTTGCTAATTCagaatatttaaattctTCTAAAAAAATTAGGGACAATTTGGTTAATACtattaataaatcatattGTAATAAACAATTACCTTTAATAagagaatatataattgaGCATAATAATGTAGGATTGATATGTTGGctgaaatatttttttagcCACGTTTCTAGTTTATTTATCTCGTGACATGAATTCTGATTTggaataaaataattcttatCACATGAATTATTACTAATaggtatattattattattattattattattattatgtattaatatattagtattcttatttataatgTCATTATGTTCATATTGTGATGAACATTCTAAAGAATCGTTAGTATTATCGTTTTTTGTATTTCCCGTCGTGccttcatttttttcatcatgATTCAAATGAGTATgatcttttatttttttttctatgAAATTATTCTTAGATTTATGTACAAAATCGTTGTGATTCTTGTTATTgtatataacataaaaaataagttCTGCTTGTTTTGAACTTTTATCGTCTAAAGTGTTATATGAAAGATCgtattgtatatattgCTTTAAAATGTGTAGGTActtcatatatttattgtattGGTAGTGATGGGCATTATAGatattatcattaaaatgattatccatatatttattgtctatataatcatttttaaCATAATCATTTTTAACCTTATCATTTTTAACCTTATCATTTTTAACATTATCCTTTTTAACATTATCCTTTTTAACATTATCATTTTGCATATCCCCTTTAGTGTTCTCCTCATAATTattgttaatttttttttcttctagGAATGGATATTTGGCtattatagaaatatatattgtacGACAAagtttattaaaaaatgaatcGATATGTTGGGAACTTTTTGTGTATGCTTGTATAAGCATAGATAATTCTTGAAGAGTATATTCATTGATATATTGATATGCTTTTTCCcaaatatgatataataatttattatttattaatcCGATATTAACATATGCATGTATAAGCATAACCAATTGTTGAGGTTGAAAAGAATTGATTTGATTAAGACTTTCTTgtgtaataatataaaataatttttcatgTAGTATACAAGCATTGTTAAAAGAATTAGCAAGGACACTCAAATGTCTAGATGTTATTTGATATGatttgtttataatatgatctgctaataataagaataatgataaataatTCGATTGTTCTgcatttttaaatttacTATATGCATTACATAAGGATACTAATTGATCTAATGAGAACGaggatatatttttttctatttctatttttaagaaattgaatatttctttattaaaaaaatgaactCTTGCACATGcattacatatataatgtatagAATCTGCAGAAGAAGAGAAATGttcttttttctcatttaataaataagtacaaattttttcaataaaattatgaataaacattttattGGTTGGTAAATATAAGGAAGAGGCAtaattacatattatacaaatgtTCTTAAATTCAAATAggtgtattttttttaatatatctgaacataataattttaaattattcatattatatggTAATAATAGAGATGCacattttgaaaaaaaatttaaaacatataGAGAACcatatatagaaaatttcatatttcttttaaaatattgatGTAATAAGgtattaataatttctatatcatgaatatttattttaagaAAGCATTTCAAAATGATACCTATTTCGCAAGTATTGAAGTGGTGGCTATAATCTTTAATATTACTTTTAATTAAtggaaatatattatcctCCTTATTATctttgttattattattaaaacaaaTGGTTTGATTTTGATACCCctgattattatttatattgttgtccttatttatcatattgagtgttttgtttttgttattattattattatttttatttttattttttttttttatttcaatACTATATCTCATTAaacttttaataatttcattttttttactaatattataatttaaaatgatatctgaaatatttttatctatgttattatattcttctctttctaatttatttttttcttctataGCTTCTGTCATATCAAAATATACTTCGTCAAGAATATCAAGGTgatatttcttttcatGTCTTGTCCTAGGTTGGTGTAATTCTCCAaatcttttcttttccgtttgaaaatattttactaatatcttttcattttttaaaatggcatgatttattttatatcttaTGATATTAAACGGAAACGATAAAATCATTAGAACCTTTATGTAAAATTAAAGgtacaaaataaaatatgtcacaattataaagatatataaagGTTGAGGTGACTGCTCGATTTTTTGaaatgaacatatattgaacaaaaatattatgttgttacatatattgtatatatattattatatctttttacATGTTTGATTGTTTGATTGTTTGATTGTTTGATTGTTTGATTGTTTGATTGTTTGATTGTTTAATTGTTTAATTGTTTGATTGTTTAATTGTTTGATTGTTTGATTGTTTGATTGTTTAATTGTTTAATTGTTTGATTATTTGATTATTTGATTATTtgattatttaattatttaattatttaattatttcatttttcgccttttcttttttttcttttttataaaattaaagaattttctattttattatatgcCTATAAGAATGGtagaaattatatttatgaataataagataaaatgaggtcacacatatatatatttatataattgtgTATATTTACTTTAAGAAATCCtcacatattttttatgtaacCCTTTTAGAgttatacatataaatttgtttataaaaatgtaagaacataaataaaatgaagatatatgtttatatatatatatatatatataatgaacaTTTACAATAAGgttgtaaatatatatattatacatattatatttattgcatattatttaaaaatttttttattttattttattttatttcacTTTATtctgtattttttttttttttttggaaatAACAATTTGGGttcttaatattttttaccCACTTAAAgtgataaaataaatagaatatgatcacatatataaatataaatatatgtatatattatatatatatatatatatatatatatattattcgcatgatatattttttatagaaATGGTGAATTTTGATATGATTTATGATTTTTAATTCtctattatataattttgttaatattttaaattattgtATACACATcaatttaaatattatcataaaattttcttaagctttttaatatatttttttttatatatttttttttatatatttttttatatatatttttgttttttttttttattttattttattttattattttttttttttatatattttatttttttcttgtgtgttattatatgtgagtattatattatttggaTATTCTTCtcaaattattttattgaatgaaacatataaatattattataagagtattataattatttatataatttactttttttatattattattttgaagATGATACGTATTATTTTGAAcattcaatatatataattacatatatatgtgtaaaatgtataaataaatatatttatatgtttaatattttatatttctgttaatgaatatttttattaaatatagTGAATATAAACTCATTATGtgtattaatttttttttttaatttttgatatatcaccatattgatatatgaataatttaatgtttatatatataaatataaatatatatttatatatttatatatttatatttatatatttatataatgaattttattattaatgtaTTGTGAGAATTATGGATGTAAggaaagagaaaaaaaagaaaagtccatgtaatttaaaagaagaggaaaaaaagaaaacgTCCAAAGGAGTTATTGAAAAAACTGTAGTTGGAGATAAGGgaaatgatataataaaaaagagaaacgaaataaagaaaaatgataaggatgataataaaaaggaaaagaataaaaatatggataataaaaaggaaaaggatataatttatgataataaaaatgaaaagaataaaatttGTGACAATCAAAATGAGAAGAATAAAAGTtgtgataataaaaataagttttataatttagacaaaaaaatgaataaagTCGATGAGgatatgaaaataaaagaacaagttaataataaagatatcATGTCAACtgataatatgaaaaagaaaaatattcaagatgataatgatgaaataaaaaaaaaaaattataataaattaagaagaaaattaaaaaacTTGAATTATACagaatatttatgtgtCTTGTGTACTCCTCTTGttcaaataatttttgATGATTTAATTCAAGCAATTCATAATTTTCAAAAGTTATCAGACAAGTATGAAGAATTACAGCAAAAATGTAAACTATtgaaaaatgaagaaataaGGGAAGGTGAGGAAAACGACAAAAAGGATGACACAAATGAACAAGCTGGAAAAATGGGAACGGATAAAGATGATAACCAAATcaaacataataataataataataataataataataataataataatacaagGAATGATAACATTAATGTTAATGGTAATAATCCTGTGTTGTGTGAAATgtatgaaaataaaattaaagaacTTAATAAAAGACTAGATGAAGAATgtaaattaaaagaatattatattttagaaaataagaaattaGAAATATCcttaaatattataaaaccAAATAAGAACAAAGAAGATGATGgagaagaaaatgataCATCTAGTTATGAATTATCACTTTGTGACACACATGATTCAAATTATAATCGTATAACATCATATGACGATATTGAattagataaaaaaaaaaaaatgtaccAAAGAATCGGAAAAAAGGTACTGAAAAGTAAACAAACTTCTATAATAAATGATCACACCTTATCTCTTGGAAAGgaattatcatattataaaaatctTTGTAAGGAATTTAAAATTGAATTGgagatattaaaaaatggtCCAAAGGGGGGTAGCACTACACAAATGGAAGATAATGTGGCCGAAGGtgataaaataaaggagacatgaattaatatatatatatatagatatatagagatataaatttatttatttatacatatatttatatatttgtttgtttatatatatttttttttttttttttttttttttttttttta is from Plasmodium reichenowi strain SY57 chromosome 5, whole genome shotgun sequence and encodes:
- a CDS encoding hypothetical protein (conserved Plasmodium protein, unknown function) produces the protein MILSFPFNIIRYKINHAILKNEKILVKYFQTEKKRFGELHQPRTRHEKKYHLDILDEVYFDMTEAIEEKNKLEREEYNNIDKNISDIILNYNISKKNEIIKSLMRYSIEIKKKNKNKNNNNNNKNKTLNMINKDNNINNNQGYQNQTICFNNNNKDNKEDNIFPLIKSNIKDYSHHFNTCEIGIILKCFLKINIHDIEIINTLLHQYFKRNMKFSIYGSLYVLNFFSKCASLLLPYNMNNLKLLCSDILKKIHLFEFKNICIICNYASSLYLPTNKMFIHNFIEKICTYLLNEKKEHFSSSADSIHYICNACARVHFFNKEIFNFLKIEIEKNISSFSLDQLVSLCNAYSKFKNAEQSNYLSLFLLLADHIINKSYQITSRHLSVLANSFNNACILHEKLFYIITQESLNQINSFQPQQLVMLIHAYVNIGLINNKLLYHIWEKAYQYINEYTLQELSMLIQAYTKSSQHIDSFFNKLCRTIYISIIAKYPFLEEKKINNNYEENTKGDMQNDNVKKDNVKKDNVKNDKVKNDKVKNDYVKNDYIDNKYMDNHFNDNIYNAHHYQYNKYMKYLHILKQYIQYDLSYNTLDDKSSKQAELIFYVIYNNKNHNDFVHKSKNNFIEKKIKDHTHLNHDEKNEGTTGNTKNDNTNDSLECSSQYEHNDIINKNTNILIHNNNNNNNNNIPISNNSCDKNYFIPNQNSCHEINKLETWLKKYFSQHINPTLLCSIIYSLIKGNCLLQYDLLIVLTKLSLIFLEEFKYSELANICLALSEAYIRASEENNKQNDLISIYQKEDYTHIYNEKLYNGHQIFPNKNIPTYDKKLYYSSKEYLFISNLFFDQVQIYLNKQTQLFTDIHTIYKFITSFGSLKMNKYANISLHLFHLSIFEIKKLSYLPLQKMANSFMQMNVYNEDVYAYINKLQKMKKIKK